One Danio rerio strain Tuebingen ecotype United States chromosome 13, GRCz12tu, whole genome shotgun sequence DNA window includes the following coding sequences:
- the LOC571446 gene encoding zinc transporter ZIP9 has product MDGAWAVILISLAMFVGCFVLGIIPLLINLSEEKLQLISVLGAGLLCGTALSIIIPEGVELVQESWKDWYCTTVGRAPNISESNSSLHVVAEKGLRPHSIIGASLVLGFTLMFVVDQIANYCAMHDPRAGMYRGNSLTATLGLLIHAAADGVALGAAAASSQVSVQIVVFFAVILHKAPAAFGLVSFLLHAGLEKKTIQKHLLAFSAAAPLMAISTYFILSASNGSSQSRLSATGIGMLFSAGTFLYVATVHVLPEINSRGHQHSTHLHHHAVIGSGNPQQAGLGITESLTLVLGAGLPVLLALKLPDD; this is encoded by the exons ATGGACGGAGCTTGGGCTGTTATTCTCATTTCTCTCGCTATGTTCGTGGGATGTTTTGTGCTAGGGATAATTCCACTATTGATCAATTTATCAGAG GAGAAACTTCAGTTGATTAGTGTCCTGGGGGCGGGGCTTCTATGTGGCACTGCTCTGTCAATCATTATCCCGGAGGGGGTGGAGTTAGTGCAGGAGTCATGGAAAG ACTGGTACTGCACCACTGTGGGAAGGGCTCCAAATATCTCTGAATCAAATTCATCACTTCATGTGGTGGCAGAGAAAGGTCTGCGTCCTCACTCCATCATCGGAGCGTCTCTGGTCTTGGGCTTTACGCTCATGTTTGTGGTGGACCAGATTGCCAACTACTGCGCCATGCATG ATCCCAGAGCTGGAATGTATCGTGGAAACAGTTTGACTGCCACCCTGGGTCTGCTTATTCACGCTGCAG CTGATGGAGTCGCTCTGGGTGCAGCTGCGGCCTCATCACAGGTGTCTGTGCAGATCGTCGTGTTTTTTGCTGTCATTTTGCATAAG GCTCCTGCTGCGTTTGGACTTGTGTCGTTCCTGTTGCACGCAGGTCTGGAGAAGAAAACTATTCAGAAGCATTTACTGGCATTTTCTGCTGCGGCGCCATTGATGGCAATCAGCACATACTTCATCTTGAGTGCG TCTAATGGCTCTTCGCAGAGCCGTCTGAGCGCTACAGGCATCGGCATGCTGTTTTCAGCCGGGACGTTCTTGTATGTGGCCACAGTTCATGTTCTGCCAGAGATCAACAGCAGAGGGCACCAGCACTCCACTCACCTCCACCATCACGCTGTCATTGGATCTGGCAACCCGCAGCAGGCCGGACTGGGCATCACAGAGAGCCTCACGCTCGTCCTGGGTGCTGGACTTCCAGTGCTGCTCGCCCTCAAACTGCCCGATGACTGA
- the LOC141377073 gene encoding uncharacterized protein — protein MERIKSTSPLLHLNLDNFNSPEAEDSRYVLTSPRSLESCAKLGVKPVDLLFRSFTEFINENQGSPLEEVSGLFEEHEKQRRERLRMCREERERIIQEDLSRKSSLKPFTALGTIQNQCAESKTKPIAEIDDNNSKPETRGHKFPHTFSLADLRRSPATERRLKILTEEISRKLNIALPEKDHKIASLMLAKHEEQEIRLRQSQSEKEHREEEQRNEELRRAHLEKKRPKQLLEHIRQWQEDLEERRRRKQQEEAMIVERQKQEVLHHEERWRRSAKEQEASRRFKHDSASKDARERKCYQERLLREKERSEEAQREKEIHAAAEKAEQALRSKQIQETRAKRRLQQENRRQLLKHLLLKKEAEEKERAEKEMQLKHLQDKLKRSEMNHALVLEERVEKMRQHAVKEEQQMRMALQRAGREDRERLEIRRTLVQRCKLRTEHAVLHAQEKLRSRAQNIKTENHEKEKHHRRLQERVLEEEKAQWEEKCTAVMMKEERREKLQRDRAEALERSRKVARASCYMRDRVKEHTAPRTFDQMAREAELTAQLSQLNL, from the coding sequence ATGGAGCGTATAAAGTCAACATCCCCCCTCCTGCATTTAAATTTAGATAATTTTAACTCCCCAGAAGCTGAAGACAGCAGATATGTTCTGACAAGTCCGCGTTCGCTCGAATCCTGTGCAAAACTGGGAGTGAAACCTGTTGATCTGCTGTTCAGATCCTTCACAGAGTTCATCAATGAGAATCAAGGATCTCCTCTGGAGGAGGTGAGCGGATTATTTGAGGAACATGAGAAACAACGAAGAGAGCGACTGAGAATGTGTCGAGAGGAGAGAGAGCGGATCATACAAGAAGACTTGAGCAGAAAATCATCCCTAAAACCATTTACGGCATTGGGAACCATTCAGAATCAATGCGCAGAGTCAAAAACAAAACCTATCGCTGAAATTGATGATAATAATTCAAAACCAGAGACACGTGGCCATAAGTTCCCACACACTTTCAGTCTGGCCGACCTCAGACGATCTCCCGCAACAGAGCGACGCCTGAAGATCCTCACTGAGGAGATCAGCCGCAAACTAAACATCGCACTCCCTGAAAAAGACCACAAAATCGCTTCGCTGATGCTAGCCAAACATGAAGAACAGGAGATTCGCTTGCGTCAAAGCCAATCTGAGAAGGAGCACCGCGAGGAGGAGCAGAGGAATGAGGAGCTCCGAAGAGCTCACTTAGAGAAAAAGCGTCCGAAACAACTTTTGGAGCACATCCGACAATGGCAGGAGGATTTAGAGGAGCGGAGGAGGCGCAAGCAGCAGGAGGAGGCCATGATTGTGGAGCGGCAAAAACAGGAGGTGCTCCATCACGAGGAGCGCTGGAGGAGATCAGCAAAGGAGCAAGAAGCAAGTCGTAGATTCAAGCACGATTCAGCGAGTAAAGATGCGAGAGAGCGCAAATGTTACCAGGAGAGACTCCTGCGGGAGAAGGAGCGCAGTGAGGAGGCGCAGCGAGAAAAGGAGATTCATGCGGCGGCTGAAAAAGCAGAGCAAGCATTGAGAAGCAAACAAATCCAGGAGACGAGAGCAAAAAGGAGACTGCAGCAGGAGAATCGAAGACAGCTACTTAAACACCTCCTGCTGAAAAAAGAAGCGGAGGAAAAGGAGCGCGCGGAGAAGGAGATGCAGCTAAAACACTTACAAGACAAGCTGAAACGCTCTGAGATGAACCATGCGCTGGTTTTAGAGGAGAGGGTGGAGAAAATGCGGCAGCATGCGGTGAAGGAGGAGCAGCAGATGCGGATGGCGCTGCAGCGGGCGGGAAGGGAGGACAGGGAGCGGCTGGAGATTAGGCGAACGCTAGTGCAGCGCTGCAAACTGCGGACTGAGCATGCTGTGCTGCACGCGCAGGAGAAGCTGCGAAGCCGAGCTCAAAACATCAAGACGGAGAACCATGAGAAGGAGAAACACCATCGCAGACTGCAGGAGCGAGTGCTGGAGGAGGAGAAAGCGCAGTGGGAGGAGAAATGCACAGCAGTGATGATGAAGGAGGAGCGCAGGGAGAAGCTGCAGAGGGATAGAGCTGAGGCTCTGGAGCGGAGCCGGAAGGTGGCCCGCGCCTCCTGCTATATGCGGGACAGAGTGAAGGAGCACACCGCACCACGCACCTTTGACCAGATGGCAAGAGAAGCCGAGCTGACTGCGCAACTGAGCCAGCTGAACTTATGA
- the tmem63ba gene encoding CSC1-like protein 2 isoform X4: MHKCYTFLIFMVLLLPSLGLSSLDLFFRWLFDKKFLDEATIRFRCVFLPDNGAFFVNYVIASAFIGNAMDLLRIPYFLMYMIRLCLARSAAERRNVKKHQAYEFQFGAAYAWMMNVFTVVMTYSITCPIIVPFGLMYMLLKHLVDRYNMYYAYLPSKLDKKIHSGAVNQVVAAPILCIFWLLFFSTVRQGFGAPTSMFTFVVLIITIIICLSHIVFGHFKYLSAHNYKIDMDGVDNGRLRGSSPPVKSMQTYIAQVLQDPNSDETGSDQGQGSSQDEEGVTEGDFQSGEDSLIENEVHQ; the protein is encoded by the exons ATGCACAAGTGCTACACCTTCCTCATCTTCATGGTTCTGCTATTGCCATCTCTTGGATTGAGCAG TTTGGATCTTTTCTTCCGCTGGCTTTTTGATAAGAAATTCCTTGATGAGGCAACAATCCGATTCAG GTGTGTCTTCCTGCCAGATAATGGAGCTTTCTTTGTGAACTATGTTATTGCGTCTGCCTTCATTGGTAACGCCATGGACCTGTTACGCATTCCTTATTTCCTCATGTACATGATCCGGCTGTGTCTGGCGCGCTCTGCTGCAGAAAGGCGCAATGTAAAGAAG CATCAAGCTTATGAGTTCCAGTTTGGAGCTGCTTATGCTTGGATGATGAATGTCTTCACTGTGGTCATGACCTACAGCATCACCTGTCCAATTATTGTACCATTTG GATTGATGTACATGCTTCTGAAGCATCTGGTAGACCGGTATAATATGTATTATGCCTACTTGCCCTCCAAACTGGATAAGAAAATCCACTCTGGAGCTGTCAACCAGGTGGTGGCAGCACCTATACTCTGCATCTTCTGGTTGCTCTTCTTCTCTACTGTCCGTCAAG GATTTGGTGCTCCGACATCCATGTTTACTTTTGTGGTTCtgatcatcaccatcattatttGCCTCTCGCATATAGTCTTCGGTCATTTCAAATACCTCAGCGCGCACAATTACAAG ATTGACATGGATGGTGTGGACAATGGACGACTGCGAGGTTCATCCCCACCGGTCAAGTCTATG caGACGTACATTGCTCAAGTGCTACAGGACCCAAACTCAGACGAGACCGGAAGTGACCAGGGTCAAGGGTCATCGCAGGACGAGGAAGGGGTGACCGAGGGTGACTTCCAGTCAGGAGAGGACAGTCTAATTGAAAACGAAGTGCACCAGTGA